The DNA window GAGGGCGACGGAGCCGGGGGGTCGAACGGGGGCGAGGACGGCGGAGGCGGTGCGGCCGAGGACGCCTACACCGTCACCGAAAACGGCGAGACGGTCGCGGCGGTGGCGGAGCGGCAACTGATCCGGACCGGCGACCTCCGGGTGACGGTCGACTCGTTCGAGGAGGCGGACGCCGAGGCCCGCTCGATAGTCGAGGAGTACGGCGGGTTCGTGAGCGACTCGACGCGCGAGACGCACGAGCGGGGCGACGAGAACTACACCGTCGGCTCGCTCACGGTCCGCGTCCCGAGCGAGGACTTCGACGCCGCCATGGCCGACCTCGAGGCGCTCGGAACGGTCGAGCGGTCGACGACGGAGAGCCGGGACGTCACGGACCGGATCGCGGATCTCGAGGCGCGCTTGGAGAACCGGCGGGCCGAGCGCGACCGCCTCAGAGAACTCTACGAGGAGGCGAACACGACCGAGGACGTGCTGGCGGTCCAGTCGGAGCTCGCGGACGTTCAAGCGGAGATCGAGCGGATGGAGACGCGACTGGCCTCCCTCGAGGAGCGCGTCGCGCTGTCGACGATCCGGGTCGAACTCCGCGAGGAGCCGCCCGCCCCCTCCGCCGTCTCGACGGCGTGGTACGACACCGGCGTCGTCACCGCCTTCCTCGAGTCCGTCCGCGGCCTCGGAACGGTCCTCCGGGCGATGGTCGTCGGTGCCGCCTACGCCGCGCCGTACGTCCTCGCGGCCGGCCTCCCGCTCGTCGGCGTCGGCTTCGCGGTTCGTCGCCGGCTGTCGCGATCGAACGATGAGGAGTGACGTCCGCGTGATTCGGGCGGCGGCTCCGCCGCCGCCGACGATCGACGGCGACTCGGCTACGACCCGTCGACCACGCGGATCTCGATCCCGTCCGGATCGGTGACCGCGAACGCGCTTTCCGCGGTCGATCCCACGACTTCCTCCCCGAGCCGCCCCCGGAGTTCGCGGCGGGCCTCGTCGCCGGGGACGACGACCTCGAACCAGTCGAGTCCGCGGCCGGCGGCCGGCTCCGTGCGTCCGTTCCACGTGTTCGCGCCGACGTGGTGGTGGTAGCCGCCGGCGGCGACGAACCGCGCGTCGGGGTAGCTCGCCCGGCGGTCGAAACCGAATGTCGCTATATAGAATCGCTCGAACGCCTCGAGCGAGGCGACCTCGAGGTGGACGTGTCCGATGTCGGTGTCGGGCGGTGCCCGGTCCTCGCCGGTCGCGGCCGCGGCGACGCCCTCGGCGTCGAGCGGTTCGGTGGTCATGTGGACGCCGCCGTCCGGGGTCCCGGTCCACGACTCGCGGGGCCGGTCGCGGTACACCTCCACCCCGTTGCCCTCCGGGTCGGCGAGGTACAGCGCCTCGCTCACGTCGTGGTCGGACGCGCCGTCCAGTTCCCACCGCTCCCGGATCCGTTTCAACGCGTCGCCGAGCGCGGCGCGAGAGGGCACCCGGAACGCGGTGTGGAACAGGCCAGCGTTCGCTCGCCCGCGTTCGGGCGCGTCGGGATCGGCGGTCAGTTCGAGAAGCGGCGTCCCGCCCGCGCCGAGCGTCGCGGTCGTCCCGTCCCGAGCGAGCACGGCGAGCCCGATCACGTCCCGGTAGAAGGCGGTCGTCGCGTCGAGGTCGCCGACGCGGAGCGCGACCCGACCGATACGCGTCTCCGCGGGGAGCGGCCGGTCGTCGACGCCCGGTGATGTGTCCATGCGGGTAGAACGGGCGGCACGGGAATCAGAATGTCGATGGGATCGGAACTCGGTCGGTATCGGTCACGGGACCGGCGTCGAGAACGAGACCGGTATCGGTCACGGAACCGGTATCGGGAACGAGGTTCGAGCCGCCGATCGCTCGGTCAGGGCGCGACGACGTCGACGACGGTCTCGTCGTCCACGACGACGTTGTACGCGCCCTCGTCGTCGTTCCAGAGCACGAGCCCGTTCTCGACGAAGACGACCGCGCCGTAGTCGGCCCCCCGGAGCCCGTCGTTGAGGACCGTCTCGCGCGTGCAGACGAGGTAGTGGTCGATACGCTGGGAGCCGTCGCCGACGCGGTACACCGCGTTCTCGCCGTCGCTCAGGTCGTGGCTGAGCTTCACCGCGAGGAGGTTCACGCGGTCGGTAACGTGCTCCTCCGAGTCGGCCATCCGCGCGCAGCGGTCGGCGCTCGCGCGGGCGTCGACCCGCCGTTCACCGTCGGTCCGCAGGATCGAGTAGGCGAACTGGACGTCGACGTTGTGGAACTCGCCGGGCTCGTCGGTCGCCTCGCGGGCGGCCGCCTCGTCGAGCCGGCGCTGGAACGGCGGCACCGCGAGGTCGGCCCGGACGTCGAAGGACCACCCGCGGTCGCTCGGGGACGCGTCGGGCCAGAGCCGGAGTTCGGGCGCGTACACCTCGACCCCGCTCTCGGGAGTCGCCACCGCGCGCTCGGCCTCGCGGAGCCCGATCGCCGTCTCGCGGTCCGCCGGCGCGAGCGCGACGAGGCTCCCGTCGGCCGCGAGCGCGTCGGTGGCGGCCTCGAGGACGGCGACCGGATCCTCGAGTTCGGAGAGGACGTTTCCGAAGACCACCAGATCGAAGGGCTCCGCGAGCGGATCCGACGGATCGGACGGATCGGAACGGTCGGACTGGCTGGACGAGTCGTCGAGGCCGAACAGCGCCTCGGCGGTCGTCCGGTGGACCGTCGACCGGAAGTTCCGATCGGTCTCCTCGAGCAGCCGGTCGAGGACGTCGGCGGCGGCGCTGGGCTCGACGGCGTGGTACTCCACGACCGCGTCCTCGGGGAGGTAGTCGTGGAGGCCGAGCGCCGGACCGCCGACGCCCGCGCCGACGTCGAGGACGCGGAGCGTCCGGTCGAGCAGGCCGTTCTCGGCGAGGTCGTCGAGGACGTAACCGATCGCCGCGTAGTAGCCGGGGAGGTGATAGATCGCGTAGCCGAGCGCGGCGATCCGGTCGTACTCGACGTCGTTGCCGTAGAGGTAGTCGGCCTTGAGTCGGCGGATCGTCTCTCTGAGCTCGTCGCCGGAGTCGCCGACGTGCCAGTTCGCGCCGAACTCCGCGACGAGGAGGTCCTCTAAGGCGAACGCGTACGCCTCGGGCAACGCCTCCGGAGCCCACCCCGGCGGGCGGACCGGATCGTCGTCGACGGGGACGAAGCTGCCGTCCTCGCGCTCGCGGAGCCGGAGGTCGAACGCCTCCTCGCGGAGCGTCTCGCGGACGACGGCGGGGTGTGGCGTCCCCTCGATGTACTCCGATATCTCCTCGGGGTCGATGGGGCGGACCTGGCGCAGGTAGTTGGCGGTGTCGCGGACCGCCGCTCTGTCGATCATGGGTTCACTCGTGTCGTTCGCGGGGGTCGCGCTCGCCACGGGCGCGCTCGTAGAGTTCGGCGAACCGCTCCGGGTCGGCGTCGGCTATCTCGCGGGCCGCTTCGGCGACGTCGTCGGCCCCGTCGAAGGCCCGCTGGATCTCGGCGTACACCGCGGGCGCGCCCTCGGTGACGGTGTCGGCCACGTCGTCGAGCGCCGCGGAGACGGGGGTGTGGAACTCCTCGCGAACCTCCTCGCCGGCGAGCCGCCACGCGAGCACCGCGGCGTGTGCGCCCGCCTGGACCGTCTCCATCGCGCGGTCGTGTTCGGCCGCGGTCGTCTCGAAGACCTCGTTGCCGCCGGCCTCGATCGCCGCGGAGACCCCCTCGATCACGGGTCCGAGTTCGTCGACGACGGCGGCGACGTTGCCGGGGACCCGCGGCGGCGCGAACAGCGGGTGGTAGCTCGCGCGCTCGAGGTCGGGGGCGTGATCGCGCATCGCCGCGATCGAATCGGTCATCTCGCCGGAGACGTCGAGGATCGCCCGGTCGGCCCGCGGCGCGTACGCCGCGACCGCGTC is part of the Halorubrum aethiopicum genome and encodes:
- a CDS encoding small ribosomal subunit Rsm22 family protein — translated: MIDRAAVRDTANYLRQVRPIDPEEISEYIEGTPHPAVVRETLREEAFDLRLREREDGSFVPVDDDPVRPPGWAPEALPEAYAFALEDLLVAEFGANWHVGDSGDELRETIRRLKADYLYGNDVEYDRIAALGYAIYHLPGYYAAIGYVLDDLAENGLLDRTLRVLDVGAGVGGPALGLHDYLPEDAVVEYHAVEPSAAADVLDRLLEETDRNFRSTVHRTTAEALFGLDDSSSQSDRSDPSDPSDPLAEPFDLVVFGNVLSELEDPVAVLEAATDALAADGSLVALAPADRETAIGLREAERAVATPESGVEVYAPELRLWPDASPSDRGWSFDVRADLAVPPFQRRLDEAAAREATDEPGEFHNVDVQFAYSILRTDGERRVDARASADRCARMADSEEHVTDRVNLLAVKLSHDLSDGENAVYRVGDGSQRIDHYLVCTRETVLNDGLRGADYGAVVFVENGLVLWNDDEGAYNVVVDDETVVDVVAP
- a CDS encoding prephenate dehydrogenase/arogenate dehydrogenase family protein, with amino-acid sequence MDVLVVGAGEIGRWVADTLTAEASPVDASVTFTDRDPAVAADAAAARDAEAVPVGAETTHDAVCLSVPMSAVPDAVAAYAPRADRAILDVSGEMTDSIAAMRDHAPDLERASYHPLFAPPRVPGNVAAVVDELGPVIEGVSAAIEAGGNEVFETTAAEHDRAMETVQAGAHAAVLAWRLAGEEVREEFHTPVSAALDDVADTVTEGAPAVYAEIQRAFDGADDVAEAAREIADADPERFAELYERARGERDPRERHE
- a CDS encoding VOC family protein encodes the protein MDTSPGVDDRPLPAETRIGRVALRVGDLDATTAFYRDVIGLAVLARDGTTATLGAGGTPLLELTADPDAPERGRANAGLFHTAFRVPSRAALGDALKRIRERWELDGASDHDVSEALYLADPEGNGVEVYRDRPRESWTGTPDGGVHMTTEPLDAEGVAAAATGEDRAPPDTDIGHVHLEVASLEAFERFYIATFGFDRRASYPDARFVAAGGYHHHVGANTWNGRTEPAAGRGLDWFEVVVPGDEARRELRGRLGEEVVGSTAESAFAVTDPDGIEIRVVDGS
- a CDS encoding DUF4349 domain-containing protein; translation: MDARRLLLVVTVAGLVALAGCSGAGGGAGGGADAGGDVPESRPLEGDGAGGSNGGEDGGGGAAEDAYTVTENGETVAAVAERQLIRTGDLRVTVDSFEEADAEARSIVEEYGGFVSDSTRETHERGDENYTVGSLTVRVPSEDFDAAMADLEALGTVERSTTESRDVTDRIADLEARLENRRAERDRLRELYEEANTTEDVLAVQSELADVQAEIERMETRLASLEERVALSTIRVELREEPPAPSAVSTAWYDTGVVTAFLESVRGLGTVLRAMVVGAAYAAPYVLAAGLPLVGVGFAVRRRLSRSNDEE